AGCGCCCTCAAAACTGCCACACCATCACTAGCAATATCAGCAGGATAATTAAGTTTTTTGAGTAAACTAACTAGCAGTTTTTGATTCACTCGATTATCTTCTGCTAATTTAACATCAACGGTGATACTACCTTCCTCAGTAAATTTTAAAGCATTACTGATCAAATTAAGTAAAATTTGTCTTAATTTACGCTCATCACTAACGATATATTCTGGGATGTCGGGCGCTATTTTAAAGTCTAAATCAAGATATTTTTCATTAGC
The window above is part of the Cyanobacterium sp. T60_A2020_053 genome. Proteins encoded here:
- a CDS encoding response regulator; translated protein: MKANEKYLDLDFKIAPDIPEYIVSDERKLRQILLNLISNALKFTEEGSITVDVKLAEDNRVNQKLLVSLLKKLNYPADIASDGVAVLRALEKQNYDLIFMDIEMPEMDGISATKTIYDTIEKSKIPLIVAMTAHEDEEKRQICRDAGMKDYITKPIKLNELERVFNQYFND